Proteins from a single region of Xenopus laevis strain J_2021 chromosome 9_10S, Xenopus_laevis_v10.1, whole genome shotgun sequence:
- the LOC108702302 gene encoding protein kinase C delta type, whose protein sequence is MTNKEEESSHNSRTEHEKKKSRKRKADPAEEEGSGVKQPCIPAKKPNPHKIKNYQFHMELGNGTFGKVMLASLTNCREQVAIKILQKKDQQAHVNMILAEARALRTSDRCPFLCRGYAAFQTKLHAFLVMERVRGGNLQDLIDTEGQLTRDSIIFYSAEVIVGLQYLHSRGIVHRDLKPPNILLSAEGHVKIADFGTVAEGIFPGMKAYGLFGTYFFMAPEILSRTGYDAGVDWWAFAVMLYKMATRRYPFSQNSIQKLIHSVMYEQPPFPVNLSSDFRELLQELLEKNPTKRLGTTGDIRQHRFYQSVDWTALENMKISPPAKPRAIPAVETNVIQKELLSFLEDMEFISTSGGSTMIQDLAFLSPSWKM, encoded by the exons ATGACCAACAAGGAGGAGGAAAGCTCACATAACTCCAGAACAGAGCATGAGAAGAAGAAGAGCAGGAAGAGAAAGGCAGATCCAGCAGAAG AAGAAGGAAGTGGAGTGAAACAACCTTGCATTCCAGCAAAGAAGCCCAATCCCCACAAAATCAAAAACTATCAATTCCACATGGAACTGGGGAATGGAACCTTCGGCAAG GTTATGCTGGCATCACTGACCAACTGCAGAGAGCAAGTGGCAATTAAAATCTTGCAGAAGAAAGACCAACAAGCACATGTCAACATGATCCTGGCAGAGGCACGTGCCCTCAGAACATCCGACCGTTGTCCCTTTCTTTGTCGTGGATATGCAGCATTCCAAACAAAG CTGCATGCTTTCCTTGTTATGGAGCGCGTGAGAGGAGGAAACCTGCAGGACCTAATAGATACGGAAGGTCAACTTACCAGGGACAGCATAAT CTTCTATTCGGCTGAAGTGATCGTTGGTCTCCAATATCTTCATTCACGTGGTATTGTGCACCG GGATCTGAAGCCGCCAAATATTTTGCTTAGCGCCGAGGGACATGTGAAGATCGCAGATTTTGGCACAGTTGCAGAAGGGATTTTTCCTGGCATGAAGGCATATGGCTTGTTCGGAACCTACTTCTTCATGGCTCCAGAG ATTCTTTCAAGGACTGGATATGATGCCGGAGTGGATTGGTGGGCATTTGCAGTTATGCTTTACAAAATGGCCACCAGAAGATATCCATTCAGCCAGAATTCCATTCAGAAGCTGATCCATTCTGTCATGTATGAGCAGCCTCCTTTTCCAGTGAATCTCAGCAGCGATTTCAGAGAACTGCTGCAGGAG CTCCTAGAGAAGAATCCCACAAAGCGCCTGGGCACAACAGGAGACATAAGGCAGCACCGATTTTATCAATCTGTTGACTGGACAGCGCTGGAGAATATGAAGATCTCACCCCCTGCCAAGCCAAGAGCA ATACCAGCTGTGGAAACCAATGTTATTCAGAAAGAGCTACTGTCATTCCTGGAAGACATGGAATTTATCAGCACTTCAGGTGGCTCAACAATGATTCAGGACCTTGCATTCCTGAGTCCCAGCTGGAAAATGTAA